In one window of Nicotiana tabacum cultivar K326 chromosome 12, ASM71507v2, whole genome shotgun sequence DNA:
- the LOC107774229 gene encoding uncharacterized protein LOC107774229 — MMQEYKITQKEQRDHIKSKESALCRVFSCSDENINNERKPENINKVNNETKPEHRNDDLDTLLLSLMPSITPHTSSNDGQRSIGEPQVKNQTEGIGPDLFDDDIVAELDCIFREDYLELNDLVGVASHSSSSENSSRQSLASDEYFDSMAFLRDLDDEKNQDLHGKGSTSNYRIMMYRRENDVVMQPTPLESLISGSAAVAKDTQPGPSNKAKFPSKSSPEQDVKRLKAECTNDEGPSHSYRATASSSSSSSSSHEPVATREEKRKKKLKKFLCFMPF; from the exons ATGATGCAAGAGTACAAAATAACACAGAAAGAGCAGCGTGATCACATTAAGTCAAAG GAGTCTGCACTTTGTAGAGTTTTCAGTTGCAGTGATGAGAACATAAATAATGAGAGAAAGCCAGAGAATATAAACAAAGTCAATAATGAGACAAAGCCAGAGCACAGAAACGATGATCTTGACACTCTCTTACTCAGCTTGATGCCATCAATTACCCCACACACTAGCAGTAACGATGGGCAACGTTCAATAGGTGAACCCCAG GTAAAGAACCAGACAGAAGGGATTGGGCCAGATCTCTTTGATGATGATATAGTAGCTGAGTTGGATTGCATTTTTAGAGAGGATTACTTGGAACTGAACGACCTTGTTGGTGTAGCATCACATTCGTCTAGTTCAGAGAATTCAAGTCGCCAGAGCTTGGCATCTGATGAATATTTTGACTCTATGGCATTTTTACGGGATCTCGATGATGAGAAGAACCAAGATTTGCATGGAAAAGGTTCAACTAGCAATTATCGAATAATGATGTACCGAAGAGAAAATGATGTGGTTATGCAGCCTACACCTTTAG AATCTCTTATTAGTGGGAGCGCGGCTGTAGCCAAAGACACTCAACCAGGTCCTTCTAACAAAGCCAAATTCCCCAGTAAGTCATCCCCAGAACAGGATGTTAAGAGGCTGAAGGCAGAGTGTACAAATGATGAAGGTCCATCACACTCTTATAGAGCGACGGCATCttccagcagcagcagcagcagtagccaTGAACCTGTAGCAACAagggaagagaaaagaaagaagaagctCAAGAAGTTCCTCTGTTTCATGCCTTTCTAG